From the genome of Fundulus heteroclitus isolate FHET01 chromosome 9, MU-UCD_Fhet_4.1, whole genome shotgun sequence, one region includes:
- the babam1 gene encoding BRISC and BRCA1-A complex member 1 isoform X2 — METPEPGPADGEERPVELRPRTRSNPEGAEDRRSSTGSLGGNGNQSISQPAVGNRVEGEGEASTSDSPPSSVTTTVSAATSQAVVPPAAVSAGSGAVASTTAQLSTVAVTVKERPKPPQQQPMVCTSIPPPAEYQLRVPRVNCPEKVIICLDLSEEMSLPKLESFNGSKTNALNISQKMIEMFVRTKHKIDKRHEFALVVINDDALWLSGFTSDPRELCSCLYDLETNVCESFNLEDLLNVIRQKIELPLMENVQTIPPPYVVRTVLIYSRHAGPMQFNPSEAVTKMLQSPYFFFDVVYLHNGMEEQGDETSWRDNYTSFCSLDSKGMCYRFEVSLSGPAIELHNCMAKLLAHPLQRPFQSHASYSLLEGDDAPDAEATV; from the exons ATGGAGACTCCAGAACCAGGCCCGGCCGATGGAGAGGAGCGTCCCGTAGAGTTGCGACCCCGGACACGCTCCAACCCCGAAGGCGCAGAGGACCGTCGCAGCAGCACGGGCAGCTTGGGAGGCAACGGAAACCAGAGCATATCTCAGCCCGCGGTGGGGAACCGCGTGGAAGGCGAAGGGGAAGCCTCGACCAGCGACAGCCCCCCGAGCTCCGTCACCACAACAGTGTCCGCGGCCACATCTCAGGCTGTGGTTCCACCCGCGgctgtttctgctggttctggggCTGTGGCCAGCACCACGGCACAGCTGTCCACTGTTGCTGTGACAGTCAAAGAGAGGCCGAAGCCCCCACAGCAGCAGCCCATGGTCTGTACGTCCattcctccacctgcagagtACCAGCTCAGAGTTCCCAGAGTCAACTGCCCAGAAAAAGTG ATAATCTGCTTAGATCTTTCTGAAGAAATGTCCTTACCAAAGCTGGAGTCTTTCAACGG ATCTAAAACGAACGCCTTGAACATATCCCAGAAGATGATTGAGATGTTTGTGAGAACGAAACACAAGATCGATAAACGGCACGAATTTGCCCTGGTTGTCATCAACGACGATGCTCTGTGG cTGTCTGGCTTCACATCTGATCCCAGGGAGCTGTGCAGCTGTCTGTATGACCTGGAGACCAACGTGTGCGAGTCCTTCA ACCTGGAAGATCTCCTTAACGTCAt TCGTCAGAAGATTGAGCTGCCGCTGATGGAGAACGTTCAGACCATCCCTCCTCCATACGTGGTGCGGACGGTGCTCATCTACAGCCGTCATGCCGGGCCAATGCAGTTCAACCCTTCAGAGGCTGTTACC AAAATGCTTCAGTCTCCCTATTTCTTCTTTGATGTGGTCTATTTACACAACGGGATGGAAGAACAAGGCGATGAGACCAGCTGGAGG GACAACTACACTTCCTTCTGCAGCCTGGACTCCAAAGGCATGTGCTATCGCTTTGAGGTCTCCCTGAGTGGACCCGCCATCGAGCTGCACAACTGCATGGCCAAGCTGCTGGCCCATCCTCTTCAGAGGCCTTTCCAGAGCCACGCCTCCTACAGCCTGCTGGAGGGGGACGACGCCCCCGACGCAGAGGCTACAGTGTGA
- the babam1 gene encoding BRISC and BRCA1-A complex member 1 isoform X1 — protein MLVNLPFWYEEVYSTPKITAGILRQSWLHVYQASSVSMETPEPGPADGEERPVELRPRTRSNPEGAEDRRSSTGSLGGNGNQSISQPAVGNRVEGEGEASTSDSPPSSVTTTVSAATSQAVVPPAAVSAGSGAVASTTAQLSTVAVTVKERPKPPQQQPMVCTSIPPPAEYQLRVPRVNCPEKVIICLDLSEEMSLPKLESFNGSKTNALNISQKMIEMFVRTKHKIDKRHEFALVVINDDALWLSGFTSDPRELCSCLYDLETNVCESFNLEDLLNVIRQKIELPLMENVQTIPPPYVVRTVLIYSRHAGPMQFNPSEAVTKMLQSPYFFFDVVYLHNGMEEQGDETSWRDNYTSFCSLDSKGMCYRFEVSLSGPAIELHNCMAKLLAHPLQRPFQSHASYSLLEGDDAPDAEATV, from the exons ATGCTGGTCAACCTGCCTTTTTGGTACGAAGAAGTTTATTCTACACCTAAGATCACTGCGGGGATTTTAAGACAAAGCTGGTTACACGTTTACCAAG CATCCAGTGTTTCCATGGAGACTCCAGAACCAGGCCCGGCCGATGGAGAGGAGCGTCCCGTAGAGTTGCGACCCCGGACACGCTCCAACCCCGAAGGCGCAGAGGACCGTCGCAGCAGCACGGGCAGCTTGGGAGGCAACGGAAACCAGAGCATATCTCAGCCCGCGGTGGGGAACCGCGTGGAAGGCGAAGGGGAAGCCTCGACCAGCGACAGCCCCCCGAGCTCCGTCACCACAACAGTGTCCGCGGCCACATCTCAGGCTGTGGTTCCACCCGCGgctgtttctgctggttctggggCTGTGGCCAGCACCACGGCACAGCTGTCCACTGTTGCTGTGACAGTCAAAGAGAGGCCGAAGCCCCCACAGCAGCAGCCCATGGTCTGTACGTCCattcctccacctgcagagtACCAGCTCAGAGTTCCCAGAGTCAACTGCCCAGAAAAAGTG ATAATCTGCTTAGATCTTTCTGAAGAAATGTCCTTACCAAAGCTGGAGTCTTTCAACGG ATCTAAAACGAACGCCTTGAACATATCCCAGAAGATGATTGAGATGTTTGTGAGAACGAAACACAAGATCGATAAACGGCACGAATTTGCCCTGGTTGTCATCAACGACGATGCTCTGTGG cTGTCTGGCTTCACATCTGATCCCAGGGAGCTGTGCAGCTGTCTGTATGACCTGGAGACCAACGTGTGCGAGTCCTTCA ACCTGGAAGATCTCCTTAACGTCAt TCGTCAGAAGATTGAGCTGCCGCTGATGGAGAACGTTCAGACCATCCCTCCTCCATACGTGGTGCGGACGGTGCTCATCTACAGCCGTCATGCCGGGCCAATGCAGTTCAACCCTTCAGAGGCTGTTACC AAAATGCTTCAGTCTCCCTATTTCTTCTTTGATGTGGTCTATTTACACAACGGGATGGAAGAACAAGGCGATGAGACCAGCTGGAGG GACAACTACACTTCCTTCTGCAGCCTGGACTCCAAAGGCATGTGCTATCGCTTTGAGGTCTCCCTGAGTGGACCCGCCATCGAGCTGCACAACTGCATGGCCAAGCTGCTGGCCCATCCTCTTCAGAGGCCTTTCCAGAGCCACGCCTCCTACAGCCTGCTGGAGGGGGACGACGCCCCCGACGCAGAGGCTACAGTGTGA
- the LOC105939306 gene encoding uncharacterized protein LOC105939306 has protein sequence MVTTKHCCYGVCRSDSRYAHRDHMKGVFFIPFPKPRSLAQKCQRWIRACNREGFTAQNVTKYTYICSLHFVGGKGPTAEFPDPITAVPACPMQSETLTHKRKAPTPGNEDTVEVAKMKRSKRKRLAHNLPAPSTSTASSQEAEDESTDLQTNDDTTINAATALLDLSSVWVVAAQVMSDGRSIDKVDKSCQTDTNLEEAMELKMENQTLKEELSRRIYEHVAPPQKPPFSVEEVKNDDKQFKFYTGLTWLQFMSLWDFLGPSRDKLPRYKSSEKSPDKRRGVKRNLDPLDELFLTLISLNSGLLHKDLAYRFGICVSLVSEIVIAWIQFMYLKFSALKKSMFASREIVARNLPSCFEKLEGLRIIIDFAKFFVEQASNSEHQGNLYSSKTILEVYKVLMGVSPTGDVMFVSDACAESVSDVEIVKQSGFLDHLESGDLVFADRGLAISEVLAEKGVHFNIPPCLKGRKTLTPEEEIYSKQTSTARTNVKNCVRGINKFKLLSTVIPLSLQPVYSQIVFVASCLVNFQEAPVA, from the exons ATGGTAACAACGAAACACTGTTGCTATGGCGTCTGCCGGAGTGACTCGCGATACGCCCACCGTGACCATATGAAGGGAGTTTTTTTCATCCCTTTTCCCAAACCCAGAAGCCTTGCCCAAAAATGCCAACGTTGGATACGGGCTTGTAACCGAGAGGGCTTCACTGCGCAAAACGTGACCAAATACACCTATATTTGCTCTCTTCATTTCGTCGGCGGTAAGGGGCCAACAGCTGAATTTCCAGACCCCATTACAGCGGTTCCAGCGTGTCCCATGCAA TCGGAGACACTTACCCACAAAAGGAAAGCCCCAACCCCTGGAAATGAAGATACTGTTGAGGTAGCAAAGATGAAGAGGAGCAAGAGGAAGAGGTTGGCCCATAACCTCCCTGCTCCTTCAACAAGCACGGCCAGCAGCCAAGAGGCAGAGGATGAGTCCACTGATCTTCAAACCAATGATGACACAACCATAAATGCTGCAACAGCCCTGCTGGACCTTTCATCTGTCTGGG TGGTTGCAGCCCAAGTTATGTCGGATGGACGTAGCATTGATAAGGTGGACAAATCCTGCCAGACGGACACTAATCTTGAAGAAGCGATGGAGTTAAAAATGGAAAACCAGACTCTGAAAGAGGAACTCTCCAGGCGTATATATGAACACGTGGCTCCGCCGCAGAAACCCCCGTTCTCTGTTGAAGAAGTcaaaaatgatgacaagcaGTTTAAATTTTACACTGGTCTGACTTGGCTTCAGTTCATGAGTCTTTGGGATTTTCTTGGACCCTCTAGAGATAAACTGCCACGTTACAAGAGCTCTGAAAAATCTCCAGATAAAAGGCGTGGCGTGAAAAGAAACCTGGATCCCCTCGATGAACTGTTTCTGACCTTGATCAGTCTTAACAGTGGCTTACTTCATAAAGATTTGGCGTACAGATTTGGAATTTGTGTTAGCTTGGTCTCAGAAATAGTCATTGCCTGGATTCAGTTTATGTATCTTAAGTTTTCCGCGCTGAAGAAATCGATGTTTGCATCTCGAGAAATTGTAGCCAGAAATCTCCCTTCATGTTTTGAGAAATTGGAAGGGTTACGAATTATTATTGACTTTGCCAAATTCTTTGTAGAACAAGCCTCTAATTCTGAGCATCAAGGTAATCTCTACTCGTCTAAAACAATTCTTGAGGTATATAAAGTTTTAATGGGCGTTTCTCCCACCGGAGACGTTATGTTTGTATCTGACGCCTGTGCAGAGTCGGTTTCTGATGTTGAAATCGTTAAGCAGAGTGGATTTCTTGATCATCTCGAATCGGGGGATCTTGTTTTTGCCGATCGGGGTTTGGCAATAAGTGAAGTTCTGGCAGAGAAGGGGGTTCACTTTAACATCCCACCCTGtttgaaaggaagaaaaacgCTTACGCCAGAAGAAGAAATTTACTCTAAACAGACTTCAACAGCAAGAACCAATGTCAAAAACTGCGTCAGGGGCATCAATAAATTTAAACTGCTGAGTACAGTTATACCCCTGTCACTGCAGCCGGTATATTCACAAATAGTTTTTGTCGCTAGCTGTTTAGTTAACTTCCAAGAAGCACCAGTTGCCTGA
- the plvapb gene encoding plasmalemma vesicle associated protein b: MYSSSYSRAKLGPESRQPLYRNRGKSCGYYMRIIFFFSSLIQSLIIISLVLFLIYGQPEKSAEEKRLKELEQGYNDLSKNHMDLRKEKAELTAQLAARVAEKAALEKEMAKQQTKANNTEQELRQRIAAQDRMINMRRQPFPPVQAPPPVTINYEAEHLRKTLIQQNNLIKLINANFSQMVEDLTHERDLAQRNKNDYLQEALKLRRDNSILTDQLAAYTRKCKEDFVQSLNGIQMVTSTFLDRINNLFPHSLTFHLTCNSQQEQLEKIKSSCSNLSRDVESKFQLYLDNVGNKVVEIQALSSQLQVSNSYLSASLEQCEQKHSEALAKAAKDLEERQKAHDNQVERLLTEQKCQTRAPNGKEIQAPRVG, from the exons atgTATAGCTCCAGCTACTCCCGGGCCAAGCTTGGCCCAGAGTCCAGGCAGCCGCTGTACAGGAACAGAGGAAAGAGCTGCGGCTACTACATGAGgatcattttcttcttttcatccCTCATCCAGTCGCTCATCATCATCAGCCTGGTGCTCTTCCTCATCTACGGTCAGCCAGAGAAGTCTGCAGAGGAGAAACGGCTCAAG gagctggagcaggGCTACAACGATCTGAGCAAGAACCACATGGATCTGAGGAAGGAGAAAGCAGAGCTTACAGCTCAGCTGGCAGCTCGGGTGGCTGAGAAAGCCGCCCTGGAGAAAGAAATGGCGAAACAGCAAACTAAAGCCAACAACACAGAACAAGAACTCAGGCAAAGGATT gCAGCCCAGGATAGGATGATAAATATGAGACGCCAGCCTTTTCCACCCGTCCAGGCCCCTCCCCCCGTCACAATTAACT ACGAAGCAGAACACCTGAGGAAAACCCTCATTCAGCAGAACAATTTGATCAAGCTTATTAACGCAAACTTCAGTCAAATGGTTGAGGATCTGACACATGAGAGGGACCTCGCCCAAAGAAATAAGAACGACTACCTACAGGAGGCCTTAAAACTGCGCAGAGATAACAGCATCCTGACGGACCAGCTCGCCGCCTACACCAG GAAGTGCAAAGAAGACTTTGTGCAGTCTCTGAATGGGATCCAGATGGTGACCAGCACGTTTCTGGATCGGATCAACAACCTGTTCCCCCACTCGCTGACCTTCCACCTCACCTGCAACAGccagcaggagcagctggagaagataaaaagcagctgcagcaacctgtccagggaTGTGGAGAGCAAGTTCCAGCTGTACCTGGACAATGTGGGCAACAAG GTGGTAGAGATTCAAGCCCTGTCCAGTCAGCTGCAGGTGAGCAACTCCTACCTGTCCGCCAGCCTGGAGCAGTGCGAACAAAAACACAGCGAGGCGCTCGCCAAGGCTGCCAAAGACTTAGAGGAAAGGCAAAAGGCTCATGATAACCAG GTAGAGAGATTGCTGACGGAGCAGAAATGCCAGACACGGGCCCCGAACGGCAAGGAGATTCAGGCACCGCGG gTTGGTTGA